A window of Sphingorhabdus lacus contains these coding sequences:
- the purU gene encoding formyltetrahydrofolate deformylase, translating to MKNNIILTIRCADRPGLVASVTSFLAERNFTIIESHQHQDADDFFMRIVFAPICDTSLNLAQIESSFKSISSQFGMTAAFTHTAKRPKILIMVSKFGHCLHDLLHRWRAGQLAVDIPAVVSNHDDMRSFTEWNGIPYHHLPITPQNKLEQEEVLLKLANDYDIDLVVLARYMQVLSPGLCAALSERCINIHHSFLPSFKGAKPYHQAHARGVKLIGATAHYVTTDLDEGPIIEQDTRRVSHSRTAEQLVQIGQEVEASVLSRAVRWHIEKRVILNGARTIIFD from the coding sequence ATGAAGAACAATATTATTCTCACTATTCGCTGCGCTGATAGACCTGGATTGGTGGCGTCTGTCACAAGTTTTCTGGCGGAGCGAAACTTCACCATTATCGAATCGCACCAGCATCAGGATGCGGACGATTTCTTTATGCGTATTGTGTTCGCTCCAATATGCGACACGTCCCTGAATTTGGCCCAAATTGAATCGTCCTTTAAGTCGATTTCGTCGCAATTTGGTATGACCGCTGCATTTACACATACCGCCAAGCGACCCAAAATTTTGATAATGGTCTCAAAGTTTGGTCACTGCTTGCACGATCTGCTGCATCGTTGGCGCGCGGGGCAGTTGGCTGTCGACATCCCTGCAGTTGTCTCCAACCATGACGACATGCGTTCGTTTACCGAATGGAATGGCATTCCTTATCATCACTTGCCGATCACACCGCAAAACAAATTAGAACAGGAGGAAGTTCTGCTGAAACTAGCGAACGACTACGATATCGATTTGGTCGTTTTGGCGAGGTACATGCAGGTCCTATCACCTGGTCTTTGTGCAGCTTTATCTGAGCGATGCATAAACATTCATCACAGCTTTCTCCCAAGTTTCAAGGGTGCAAAACCTTATCATCAAGCTCATGCACGCGGAGTAAAATTGATAGGGGCGACGGCGCACTATGTTACTACCGATTTGGATGAAGGCCCGATTATCGAACAGGATACACGAAGGGTCAGCCATTCTCGAACGGCTGAACAACTCGTCCAAATTGGTCAAGAGGTCGAAGCTAGCGTACTTTCACGAGCGGTTCGCTGGCATATCGAAAAGCGTGTCATCCTAAATGGCGCTCGAACGATCATATTCGACTAA
- a CDS encoding TetR/AcrR family transcriptional regulator, with protein sequence MGREAVKKNNMPSNGRPQRPSSGKTYRKSSRLSREDWISAARTMLVESGIDGVKVDLLAKRINVTRGSFYWHFEDRDSLLDALLHLWEASNTEPMLAAIKAAGARGERSDFDKTVGRLWIDETDFDPAFDSAIRDWARTDSLVAEAVHRIDDIRVAAFAEMFKSYGFDEDEAEVRGRITYYHQVGYYTLGIRESSAERERLGTIYDKVLLY encoded by the coding sequence ATGGGGCGTGAAGCTGTTAAGAAAAATAATATGCCGAGCAACGGCAGGCCACAACGGCCATCCTCAGGAAAGACATATCGTAAATCTTCGCGATTGAGTCGCGAAGACTGGATAAGCGCGGCCCGAACCATGTTGGTAGAAAGCGGAATCGATGGAGTGAAGGTCGATTTGCTTGCAAAGCGTATCAACGTGACACGCGGGAGTTTTTATTGGCATTTTGAGGATCGTGACTCTCTTTTGGATGCGCTCCTTCATTTGTGGGAAGCATCCAACACCGAACCAATGCTGGCAGCGATCAAAGCAGCCGGAGCTAGGGGAGAAAGAAGTGATTTTGACAAGACTGTCGGTCGCTTGTGGATCGATGAAACCGACTTTGATCCCGCCTTCGACTCCGCCATTCGTGACTGGGCACGAACAGATTCTTTGGTCGCAGAAGCGGTTCATCGAATTGATGATATAAGAGTTGCTGCCTTCGCTGAGATGTTCAAGTCATATGGTTTTGATGAGGACGAAGCGGAAGTTCGCGGACGGATAACCTATTATCACCAAGTAGGCTATTACACGCTCGGTATTCGTGAAAGCAGTGCTGAAAGAGAGAGGTTGGGAACCATTTACGACAAGGTTTTACTCTATTGA